The window CGGAATTGCCAGACGAGAAGAAGGCGCGCTTCATCGGCGACTTCGGCCTGACCCCCTATGACGCCGGCGTGCTGGTCAGCGAGCGCGAGAGCGCTGACTTCTTCGAGGCGGTGCTGGCGGGTCTCGCCGACAAGCTGCGCGACGGCAAGCTCGCCGCCAACTGGGTGATCAACGAGTTGTTTGGCCGGCTCAACAAGGAAGGCCAGGACATCACGTCGTCCCCGGTGTCGGCGAGCCAGATTGCGGCCATTGTCGATCTGATCGGCGAGGAAGTGATCTCCGGCAAGATCGCCAAGGACCTGTTCGAGATCGTGTGGACCGAAGGCGGCGACCCGCGTGAGCTCGTCGAAGCGCGCGGCATGAAGCAGGTCACCGACCTGGGTGCAATCGAGAAGGTGGTTGACGACATCATCGCCGCCAATCCTGACAAGGTCGCACAGGCACAGGCCAAGCCGGCGTTGATGGGCTGGTTCGTCGGCCAGGTGATGAAATCATCTGGCGGCAAGGCCAATCCGAAGTCGGTCAACGACCTACTGAAGAGCAAGCTCGGCATCTGACCGTCGCCTGAAGCGGCACCGGCGCCGCGCGCGGAGCGTCGTTTCGGTCCACGCAGACGCCGACCGAACATCGCCAAACGCGCGGCGATGCATGGCCAAGCCGAAAACGGATTGCGAATCACCGGTCGGGAATTCGGCCAAAAATCGGGTTGTGGCGGGCGCCGATAAGGCGCTAACGCGATTTACGTGAAAATTTTTTTATTGCCAAAAATCCCGACTCAGAGTCCGCGACGCGCGTTTTCGGCCGGCCGTTGCGACTCAACGACATCAGGAGTTTGTGTAGTTAGATGATACCATGAATGACGAATATGTGTGCAGCACAGGCATTTCCTGCAATCTTGACAATCGCCGACGTAGAGTTTTCGCGTACTATTCGCATCGGCTTGATGGTGCTTTTGCGAGTTGTCGTTGAGCGCGTAGGGCGCGCGGCGACTTTGCGTCATCAACACTTCCTTAAGCGAGACGCTGTTTTTTCTAATGTGTTGGTGTATTCGGGATGTAGTGCATTTCGATTCCCGAGTGCACGCAGCGATTAAGCCATCTCAACACTATTCGGAGGGCAACATGGCCAAGAAAGCTAAGAAGGCGAAGAAGGCAACGAAGAGCGCAGTGAAGAAGACTGCCAAGAAGACGAAGAAGGTTGCCAAGAAGAAGAAGTAACTTCTTCTAAAAAGATTGCCGGTGGCTATGCCGCCGGCGACGTCACAAGAGCCTCGACGACGGTTTGCTTCTCGAAGCGGATTTTGAAAGCGCAGGCTCTGGTCGACGAAAGAGGGTGTCGGCGAGACATCAGGTCAACGGCTGGACCGTCATTCAGGGCAGGGCTTGCTCTTCCCGCGAACCGGTTCGGCAAAGAACGCAGTACTCGTTATTGGTGTTCTTTATTCGGTGCGGATCTTTGGTCCGCTGTTTCATCGGCGGTCTCCGCCACATGAGATATGATCCTGACGTGTTGCCGACGCCCTCGTCTTCCCGCCGGCGCGGTTGATCCCCGGCACTTTCGATTTCCATATCCCGAAATGATTGTTGAACCGTCCACGGCGTGAGAGCCGGGGAGGGTGTCGGCGTGTGCGTTGCACGCTAACGGAGTTCGTGCCCCACCGCTGCATCGATGGTTACGACATCGCCAAGCAGCAGGGTAAACCGAATTCCAAAAAATGCGAGAAAGCCCTGTAAATATTGAGGTTCCTTGGGGGCCGAGGTTTTGCCGTATCGCGCCCGTTCAGATTCGATTCATCCCGATGATTAAACTGCCATTCAAATTTTATGGGCCATGATTGCCCCAACAAGCCGGCAAACGGCGGTTGGGATTGCATCGAACATGGACAGGAGCCGCGCTCGGATCGGGGCGGCAAAACATAAAAGGAATGACGGATGTTTCAGGGACAAATCGATTTCGAGACCGCCACGCCGATCGAGGCCAGCGCCATCCAGGACGTGCTGTTTGAGCGCGGCCTGTACTGGGCCAGCGGCCGCTCCGGCATCGTCGATCTCATCGCCGCGCACAAATGGTTCAACCTCGCCGCCCTCAAGGGTCGCGTCGATGCCATTCCGATGCGTCGCGAGGTCGCCGAGATGATGTCCGATGTCGAGATCGCCGCCGCGCAGCGCGACGCCCGTGCCTGGATGACCACCACCCACTAAGCCGGGCTCAGGTCCGGCCACCGGCAGCACGCAAACCTATGCGGCGTGTGCGTGTCCGCCGCCATCGGGCTGTTTCAGCTTCGTCAGCCGCCACAGCAGCAGCGCTGACGCGGCAAGCAGGGCTGAAGCGACCACCGCATTCGCCACGAAGTCCGCACGCGCGCCATAGAGCCACGCGCTCGCGATGCCGCCGACGGTCGCCCCGGTCTGGTAGACCGCGTTGAGGATGGCGTTGAGGCTGCCACGCTGCGCGGCCGCCACCAGCAGCATCGCACTGCCCAGCATCAAGGCCAGCGTCAGATCGCGCCAGAACGCAAACAGCGCGTAGCCGATCGCCTGAAAGGCGATAAGGCCGGTGCCGGCCGGGATCAGCAACACCACTGCCGCCGTTCCAGCCACGACGAAGACGCCAAGCCCGAAGGGGTGTCGAAACATCCCGATCAGGCGTCCGGAGAACAACGCGCCGAACAGGCCGCCAATTTCTCCGACGAGCAGCATGGTTCCGATCGCGACGGTGCCCTGCGCGGCCAGGCCATGTTGCACCAGCCAGCTTGGATACAGCCCGAGAAAGATGAACACTGCGGCGGCCCAGAGGAAATAGGCGGCGAACAGTAGCCGCGTACTGGCATCCATCGACAGCGACAGCAGACGCTGTCGATAAGTTCGCGCCGAAATCGGAGCGTCCGACAGCACTTCAGGGCGTGTCGCAGGTAGCCGCGATGCGGACGCTGCCAGCACCGCCGCGACCGCGGCCAGCAGTATCAGCGGCAGTTGCCAGGCGAACAGGCCACCCAGAAATGTGCCGAGCGACATCGAGCACAGGAAGGCGATCGGTGCGGCCGAGGTGACATAACCGGCGACGCGGGCGCGATGGGGAGCAGGGACGTAGTCGGCAATTGCCGCATAGACGGATGCGCCGATCATCGGCATGAACAGCCCGGTCGCGGCGCGTCCCAGTGCAATCGGAATGGAGCTGCGTGCTGCGGCTGTCAGCAGCAGGATAGCTGCGCAGCCCACGGCACCCGTCATGATGAAACGTTTTCGGCCAAAGCGATCGATCAGGGGACCCAGCGCCAGATTGCTGATGAGCGCAACTACGGGGAAGGCCGCCAGCACCATCCCGGTCTGTGTGGGCGACAGGCCCATGTCCTGCTGAATGAACGGCAGTAGCGGGATCATCATCGCGATGTTGAAATTGACGACGAAGAAGGCAGTCCAGAGCACCGCAACGACGAACATGTATTTCCATCATTTCCTAAAATCTGAACTGATGGAAAATCTGTAGCGAGTTTCGTGCCATCAAGACGAGCGGAGTTTTCGCAGGACATCGGCGAGGCTGATGCCCAGCCTTCGTAAAGCCGGCCAGGTCATGTTTGCACTCCCTCTTCGCAGTTCGGGGAGGGGGCGTCACGGGTTTGTTACGAGCCTTTCGCTTGTATCGGGCCTGTGCATCCCAATGTCTTCGCTGTCTCCATTCTCAACAGGCGCCGATAGCGCCGCATGATGACAAGGACATTGCGATGCCTGCGAAAAACGTTTTGCTGTCTTCTATCGCGCGCTTCACCGGGCCGGCACTGGTCGCCGCTGTCTTTGCGACTGCAGCGATGCCGTCCGCCGCGATGGCGGCAACGGCTGCGCCTTCCCAGGAACTGTCTGTGGCCCATGGCGCAGCTCTCGCTACGGACCTCAGCGCGGCGCGCCGCAGGCATCATGCCCGTCGGACAACAACTCGCGACGCGTTTGGCAGCATCGGCGGTGGCGTCACCTACGGGGTTCCGTCATCCTCATACCAGGGATATGGCTACGGCGTCGGCGACAATTCGCATAACCAGACCTGGTGAAACGGCCTTCGCCGGCTTCGTGTCGGCCGATCGGTTACACAATCAAATCAGCGTCTTGTCGACAGGGTAGGTGGCGGAGCCGGAGGGATTCGAACCCTCGATACCCGGTAAAAGGTATGCCGCTTTAGCAAAGCGGTGCCTTCAGCCACTCGGCCACAGCTCCAGTATATCTGGATATGCCCGACGTGGACGTCAGCCGCAAGCGCCAGATCGCAAGTCGCTGATTTCTGCCTGTGAAATTCACCAGGCGCGGGCGGTGTTCGGCGGCGGCGCTCTGATCTGGGCGTCATTGCATATCATATATAGAGGCGCAGCGGCTTCGCGCCTTCGAGAAGCGCGGCTCGATATACTCCTTATCAACAGCAACTTGCCTTCAAGGTCTTTCCCCAAGCGGATCAAGGCAGGAATCGCGACGCGAATCGGCGGGAGCGCGCCGGATTCGCCACATCATTCCTGTGGCGGGCATTGCTGAATATTACGCGCGCGATAACGCGTTCCGTGGCATTGTTCGGGCTCCCGTAAATATCTCTTTCAAAACAATGGTTTGCCAAAATGCTCCAATCACGAACGCGTGTGATTTAAGCAACACCCCTCCGGAAACGGCCGAAAGGTGGTCCCTTTGAGGCGTTCCATTGTTGCGAAGCGGGGAGGGTTAGGAGATGGTCACGGTGCGACGGAGGGGGGCATCCCGAGGTCGTCCCGTAAAGGTGGTTCACTCAGGACCACGCTCGCATTCGTGCGTGTGTGTCCAGAGATCCGAAACGCCTGACGGGTTGTCAGGGACTAAGGGACTTGTCTTCAGGGTGATCCTCACCCGGTGGCGGAACCTTCCCTAAAGCAACTTGGAGGTTTACATGAAGACGATTAAGGGCCTTATTCTCGGCTCAGCGGCGAGCATTCTCGCCATGGGCGGAGCTCAGGCAGCCGATCTTCCCGTCAAGGCCAAAGCGGTCGAATACGTGAAGGTTTGCTCCCTCTACGGCGCGGGTTTCTACTACATCCCCGGCACCGACACCTGCATCAAGATCGGCGGCGCGATCCGTTTGGACGTTGCTTTCAACGGCAACCTCTATGACGCTCCGTTCTGGCAGGGCGGCACCGGTGGCGCCAACGTGTTCACGAAGGACTACTTCGTCAGCCGCGAACGTTTCAACCTGACCACCGATACGCGCACCGCCACCGAATACGGCGTTGTCCGCACCTATTCGAACGTCCAGATGGACTTCTCGCAGAACCGCGAATCGATCGCTGGCGGCTTCATCGAAGTCGACTACGCGTTCATCCAGTTCGCTGGTTTCACCCTCGGTAAGGCTGTCTCGCAGTTCGACCCGCAGTGGGCGCTGTCGAAGCCGACCATCACGTCGGGTACCAATCTCGGTTCCAACAACGCGACCGGCATTCCGCAGTTGGCCTATACCGCCAGCTTCGGCAACGGCGTGTCGGGCACGATCTCGATCGAGAACGGCGCTGCCTATCGTAACGCAGGTCTCTATAACACCTCGAACTTCATCGTCGGTCCCGGCGCTGCGCAGTTCCTGGTCAACGCCTACGGCGGCGCTGGTGCTGGTTCCGGCAACACCTTCCTGGGCAACTCCCAGGCCGGCAACCACATTCCTGAAATCGTCGGCAACATTCGCCTCGATCAGGCTTGGGGTTCGCTGCACTTCGCAGCGGCGATGCATGAAGTCTCTGCTGGCTTCTACGGCGCCAACGAGCTCACCGGACATCCCGAGGACTCGTACGGCTTCGCTGTCAGCGGCGCGGTTGAGTTCAAGACCCTGCCGACCGGTGCAGGCGACAGCTTGAAGCTTGAAGCGTCGTACGCAAAGGGCGCAGCCAAGTACGTCTTCGGCGGCACCACCGACACCAATGGCGGCGGTCGTTATGCCAAGTTCGATGGCCAGAGCCTCGGCTTCGGCTACGTGCTGGACGGCGTGTTCGGCGCGGGCGGTCAGATCCAGCAGAGCACTGCATGGGAAGTTAGCGCTTTCTATGAGCACTACTGGAACCCGAACTGGCGTACGTCGCTGTACGGCAACTACAGCCACATCTCGTATGGCGACAGCGGCAACGCCCTCCTGATGGCGGCGTTCACCTCGACCACGCGCGGTCTCGGAACCAGCACCGCTGGAGCGACTGCCGGTGCTACCGCTGGCACTCTGAACGCCACCGGCAACTTCGACCTGGGCCTCGCCCAGATCGGCACCAAGACCTCGTGGACCCCCGTCAAGAACCTGACCCTGTCGGCTGAATTCATCTACAGCCGCCTCGATCAGAACCTCGATGGCGTTTACAACCTGACCTCGGCGAGCGGCAAGGCTGCCGGCGCTTACCAGCTCAAGGACCAGAACCTGTACAACGGTGCAGTTCAGATCCTGCGCTCCTTCTGATCCTGATCGTCTAACGACGGTTAGTCTCTGAAACGAAAGCCCCCGGCAGGAAACTGCCGGGGGTTTTTGCTTGTGGCGTGGGGAGCGGGATGCTTCTCACATGGCTTGCGGGCTCGCGCGTATCTCCGCTCGTCGGGGCGATGCGGAATGTTAGGGCTGAACGAAGCTCTGAGGACTTGAGCGCAAGCGCGCGGTTTGAACGGGACGCTTTACTCGACGCTGCCGCGATGCAGGTCGGCTTCGATCTGCAGCCGCGAGCCGCCGCCGAAGCGGGCGCGGTAGACCTGCAGGTTCTCCATGATCCGCTGCACGTAGTTGCGGGTCTCCGAGAACGGGATCGATTCGACCCAGTCGACCGCATCGACCTTGGGATCCCTGGGATCGCCGTAGCGTTCGACCCATTTGCGCACGCTGCCGCGGCCGGCATTGTAGGCCGCGAAGGTCATGATGTAGGAGCCGCGATAGTCGTCGATCAGGCCACCCAGTTCGGCGGCGCCGAGGGCCGCGTTGTAGACCGGGTCGGTCTTCAGCTTGGTGAGATCGAAGGTCGCACCGTATTTCTTGGTGACGTAGCGCCCGGCATCCGGCGTCACCTGCATCAGCCCGTAGGCATTGGCGGGTGAGACCACCGCGGGATTGAACGCGCTTTCCTGCCGCGCGATCGCATAGACGATGCTCTGCTCGACCTCGGGTCCGATCGACTTGTACGGCGGGATGCCTGATGTCGGGTAGGCGTAGAAGTCGAACGGCAGGCCGCGATTGAGCGCCGCCTTGCCGACCAGCAGCATGCCGCGGGCGTCGCCGTTGCGTGAGGCAAGTTCGCCGAGGCCGACCAGCGCTTCGGGATCGCCGTTCTCACCCATGTCGCCGAAAATCGGGATCGCAATCTCGCGCTCGTCCAGCGCATACAATAGTTGCACCGCGCGGACGATCTCGAGCCGCTCGATGCCACGGCCGCGCCCGCCCGGTGCGCCGTTGAGTTCGATCTGCGGCAGGCCGAGTTTGGCCCGCGCCAGCTGGCCGTAATAGCTGGTCGATTGCTCTGCCGCCGATGTGTAGGCGTTGCGCGCCTCCTGGCTGCGGCCGGCCGCTTCCGCGGCACGGCCCTGCCAGTAGCCGGCGCGCGCCAGCGCGGTCGGATTGACACTGCCGACGCCGATGCGCGCAAAATGCTGCGCGGCGGTGGCGGGGTCCTTCAGGAAGCGCAGCGCGATCCAGCCGGCGGTGAATTCCTGTTCGGTCTTGTAGATGTCGCGGGCGGGAAGTGCCGCGTCGCGCGCGATCAGATAGGCCGAGCGATGTTCGCCGACGTCGAGCATTTTGCGCGATAGCAGCCGGCGCTCGATCCACCATTCGTCGAGATTGTGCAGCCGGGCGGGATCTCGCGGCGCTGATATCATCAGTTGCGCGGCTTCGGCGAAGCGCTCCTCGCGGCGAAGCAATTGCATCTTGCTGAAGGTATAGCCGGGGTCGCTATGTAGTTCGCCTGGTACAGCGTCGAGCAGGGCCTTGGCGTTGGAGGCCTTCTTGGTTACGCCGATCCGTGCGCGGGCCAGCGCCATCTGGCCGGCGCCGAGCCGTTTGGCGGCGCGCAAGGCGGCGTCGGTGTCGCTGCCATAGAGCAGCAGATCCATCCGCGCCTTGTGATCCCCCGGCGAAATGAACGGGCCGAACAGATCGAGCGCTGTGCTCTCGACATCGCCGGACATCGAATCGTTGCGCCAGGCGTCGCGGACATTGCGTTCGGCGCCCGCGCGGTCGCCGCGTGCGACCAGCGCCCGCGCCAGCGCGAACTTGCCTTTCGCCGACAGCGGCTTTTCGTTCTGGAAGTAGCCCAGCACGGTATCGTCGTCGCGGTGATCGTCCCACAACGCGGCTTCGGCACGGCGGCGCAGGAACGTCTGCGACGGCCAGCTCGGGTTGGCGGCGAGGAAGGCGCGGTAACGTTCGACCGAGGCGCCGTTGTCGTCGCTGCGCAGGATCAGCCATTCGGCGAGCTTGCGGGCAACGGGATCGCCGATCGATTGCGCGAGCTGCGAGGCATCCACCGGCTTGCGCTTGCGAATGAGATCGATGACGTTTTCGACCGCGTCGGCATCGGCCTGCGGCGTCGAAGATGTCGCGGCCATCGCGGCGGGGGCGATCGGCTTTTTCGCCGGCGGCGTCAAGGCGGCATGCTGACGGGTCGCGGGCTGGAGCGCCGGGGCCGGACTCGCGGCGTCGGGCGACAGCGGTTTGGCGGTAGCGGGCGCTGCGGCGGTCTTCGGCGCCGCATTGCGCGCAATCGGCCGCGGCTTTGGCAGCGGCACCTTGGCGGCCGCCCAGGCATCGACGGCAAGCGCGGAGACGCCGGCGGCCAGCGCCAGGCTGGCGCCGAGCGCCGTCCATCGGGCAGCGGAGTGGGGGGCCAATCGCGTCACGGCGCTCCTTCGCGGCGAATCAGGCAATCGCGGTCATTCTCATGATGTATTTGATTGAATTGATGGACAAAGCGTCAATTTTTACCCGCCGGCTCCTGTCTGCCCGATCACAGCGGCGAAATCGCGG is drawn from Nitrobacteraceae bacterium AZCC 2146 and contains these coding sequences:
- a CDS encoding hypothetical protein (product_source=Hypo-rule applied; smart=SM00935; superfamily=46992), whose translation is MAKKAKKAKKATKSAVKKTAKKTKKVAKKKK
- a CDS encoding hypothetical protein (product_source=Hypo-rule applied; ko=KO:K07126; smart=SM00671; superfamily=81901), whose product is MFQGQIDFETATPIEASAIQDVLFERGLYWASGRSGIVDLIAAHKWFNLAALKGRVDAIPMRREVAEMMSDVEIAAAQRDARAWMTTTH
- a CDS encoding putative MFS family arabinose efflux permease (product_source=COG2814; cath_funfam=1.20.1250.20; cog=COG2814; pfam=PF07690; superfamily=103473; transmembrane_helix_parts=Inside_1_1,TMhelix_2_24,Outside_25_38,TMhelix_39_61,Inside_62_67,TMhelix_68_87,Outside_88_92,TMhelix_93_115,Inside_116_126,TMhelix_127_149,Outside_150_152,TMhelix_153_172,Inside_173_209,TMhelix_210_232,Outside_233_241,TMhelix_242_264,Inside_265_275,TMhelix_276_298,Outside_299_307,TMhelix_308_330,Inside_331_336,TMhelix_337_359,Outside_360_363,TMhelix_364_383,Inside_384_400); amino-acid sequence: MFVVAVLWTAFFVVNFNIAMMIPLLPFIQQDMGLSPTQTGMVLAAFPVVALISNLALGPLIDRFGRKRFIMTGAVGCAAILLLTAAARSSIPIALGRAATGLFMPMIGASVYAAIADYVPAPHRARVAGYVTSAAPIAFLCSMSLGTFLGGLFAWQLPLILLAAVAAVLAASASRLPATRPEVLSDAPISARTYRQRLLSLSMDASTRLLFAAYFLWAAAVFIFLGLYPSWLVQHGLAAQGTVAIGTMLLVGEIGGLFGALFSGRLIGMFRHPFGLGVFVVAGTAAVVLLIPAGTGLIAFQAIGYALFAFWRDLTLALMLGSAMLLVAAAQRGSLNAILNAVYQTGATVGGIASAWLYGARADFVANAVVASALLAASALLLWRLTKLKQPDGGGHAHAA
- a CDS encoding hypothetical protein (product_source=Hypo-rule applied; cleavage_site_network=SignalP-noTM; superfamily=53383; transmembrane_helix_parts=Inside_1_6,TMhelix_7_29,Outside_30_106), yielding MPAKNVLLSSIARFTGPALVAAVFATAAMPSAAMAATAAPSQELSVAHGAALATDLSAARRRHHARRTTTRDAFGSIGGGVTYGVPSSSYQGYGYGVGDNSHNQTW
- a CDS encoding hypothetical protein (product_source=Hypo-rule applied; cleavage_site_network=SignalP-noTM; pfam=PF02530; superfamily=56935), giving the protein MKTIKGLILGSAASILAMGGAQAADLPVKAKAVEYVKVCSLYGAGFYYIPGTDTCIKIGGAIRLDVAFNGNLYDAPFWQGGTGGANVFTKDYFVSRERFNLTTDTRTATEYGVVRTYSNVQMDFSQNRESIAGGFIEVDYAFIQFAGFTLGKAVSQFDPQWALSKPTITSGTNLGSNNATGIPQLAYTASFGNGVSGTISIENGAAYRNAGLYNTSNFIVGPGAAQFLVNAYGGAGAGSGNTFLGNSQAGNHIPEIVGNIRLDQAWGSLHFAAAMHEVSAGFYGANELTGHPEDSYGFAVSGAVEFKTLPTGAGDSLKLEASYAKGAAKYVFGGTTDTNGGGRYAKFDGQSLGFGYVLDGVFGAGGQIQQSTAWEVSAFYEHYWNPNWRTSLYGNYSHISYGDSGNALLMAAFTSTTRGLGTSTAGATAGATAGTLNATGNFDLGLAQIGTKTSWTPVKNLTLSAEFIYSRLDQNLDGVYNLTSASGKAAGAYQLKDQNLYNGAVQILRSF
- a CDS encoding soluble lytic murein transglycosylase (product_source=KO:K08309; cath_funfam=1.10.530.10; cleavage_site_network=SignalP-TM; cog=COG0741; ko=KO:K08309; pfam=PF01464; superfamily=48435,53955; transmembrane_helix_parts=Inside_1_11,TMhelix_12_34,Outside_35_736) → MTRLAPHSAARWTALGASLALAAGVSALAVDAWAAAKVPLPKPRPIARNAAPKTAAAPATAKPLSPDAASPAPALQPATRQHAALTPPAKKPIAPAAMAATSSTPQADADAVENVIDLIRKRKPVDASQLAQSIGDPVARKLAEWLILRSDDNGASVERYRAFLAANPSWPSQTFLRRRAEAALWDDHRDDDTVLGYFQNEKPLSAKGKFALARALVARGDRAGAERNVRDAWRNDSMSGDVESTALDLFGPFISPGDHKARMDLLLYGSDTDAALRAAKRLGAGQMALARARIGVTKKASNAKALLDAVPGELHSDPGYTFSKMQLLRREERFAEAAQLMISAPRDPARLHNLDEWWIERRLLSRKMLDVGEHRSAYLIARDAALPARDIYKTEQEFTAGWIALRFLKDPATAAQHFARIGVGSVNPTALARAGYWQGRAAEAAGRSQEARNAYTSAAEQSTSYYGQLARAKLGLPQIELNGAPGGRGRGIERLEIVRAVQLLYALDEREIAIPIFGDMGENGDPEALVGLGELASRNGDARGMLLVGKAALNRGLPFDFYAYPTSGIPPYKSIGPEVEQSIVYAIARQESAFNPAVVSPANAYGLMQVTPDAGRYVTKKYGATFDLTKLKTDPVYNAALGAAELGGLIDDYRGSYIMTFAAYNAGRGSVRKWVERYGDPRDPKVDAVDWVESIPFSETRNYVQRIMENLQVYRARFGGGSRLQIEADLHRGSVE